The Glycine soja cultivar W05 chromosome 6, ASM419377v2, whole genome shotgun sequence genome has a window encoding:
- the LOC114417029 gene encoding uncharacterized protein LOC114417029 yields MEKEEKKKIKGNVKDNMPTVWFSLKKSLHCKSEPSDVHDPKTRKQLSTILTKRAGRSGCSRSIANLKDVIHGSKRHLDKPPSCSPRSIGSSEFLNPITHEVILSNSRCELKITGYGGFQEGGVGSGGGGSNAGGGSTFVGTLRPGTPGPGGHPTMHYFNPSFRTSSTPPRKSPFLSSDKEGSGPHGAGLHSSNRLSLETDSNGSSTVTCHKCGEQFNKWDAAEAHHLSKHAVTELVEGDSSRKIVEIICRTSWLKSENQCGRIERVLKVHNMQKTLARFEEYREMVKIKASKLQKKHPRCLADGNELLRFYGTTVSCSLGLNGSSSLCLSEKCCVCRIIRNGFSAKKELKGGIGVFTTSTSGRAFESIDITCEEPSLRKALIVCRVIAGRVHRPLENIQEMAAQTGFDSLAGKVGLYSNIEELYLLNPRALLPCFVVICKP; encoded by the exons atggagaaagaagagaaaaagaagataaaggGAAACGTTAAGGATAACATGCCAACAGTGTGGTTCTCTCTGAAGAAGTCTTTACACTGCAAATCGGAGCCATCTGATGTACATGACCCCAAAACAAGGAAGCAGTTGAGCACAATCTTGACCAAGAGAGCAGGGAGGTCAGGGTGTTCAAGGTCCATAGCAAATCTCAAAGATGTAATCCATGGAAGCAAGAGGCATCTTGATAAGCCACCAAGTTGCAGTCCAAGATCCATAGGGAGCAGTGAGTTCCTCAACCCTATAACTCATGAAGTGATTCTGAGCAATTCAAGGTGTGAGCTGAAGATAACTGGCTATGGAGGAttccaagaaggaggggttggaagtggtggtggtggtagcaATGCTGGTGGAGGTTCAACTTTTGTGGGGACTTTGAGGCCTGGTACCCCTGGCCCTGGAGGGCACCCTACAATGCACTACTTTAACCCTTCTTTTAGGACTTCTTCCACTCCTCCAAGGAAATCTCCTTTCCTTTCATCAGATAAAGAAGGGTCTGGTCCTCATGGTGCTGGACTTCATTCTAGCAATAGGTTGTCTCTTGAGACAGATTCTAATGGCTCTTCAACTGTGACTTGCCACAAATGTGGAGAGCAATTCAACAAATGGGATGCTGCTGAAGCTCATCATTTATCCAAGCATGCtg TGACTGAACTTGTGGAAGGAGATTCATCAAGGAAAATAGTGGAGATCATATGCAGGACTAGCTGGTTAAAGTCAGAAAACCAGTGTGGTAGAATTGAGAGAGTTTTGAAGGTTCACAACATGCAAAAGACTCTTGCAAGATTTGAGGAGTACAGGGAAATGGTGAAGATCAAAGCCAGCAAACTCCAGAAGAAGCATCCAAGATGTCTTGCCGATGGGAATGAACTTCTGAGGTTCTATGGCACCACTGTTTCATGCTCTCTTGGCCTCAATGGCTCTTCTAGTCTCTGCCTATCAGAAAAGTGTTGTGTTTGCAGAATCATAAGGAATGGTTTTTCAGCCAAGAAGGAGCTCAAGGGTGGAATTGGAGTCTTCACAACATCCACAAGTGGAAGGGCTTTTGAGTCCATAGATATCACTTGTGAGGAACCATCATTGAGAAAAGCACTTATAGTGTGCAGAGTAATTGCTGGCAGGGTTCATAGGCCACTTGAGAACATTCAAGAAATGGCAGCACAAACAGGATTTGACTCATTGGCTGGGAAAGTTGGTCTCTATTCAAACATTGAGGAGCTTTATTTGCTCAATCCTAGAGCTCTTCttccttgctttgtggtgaTTTGCAAACCTTGA
- the LOC114417028 gene encoding putative anthocyanidin reductase: protein MQEVLKMVKSNEQVVPGAKYCVTGSTGYIGSWLVEALLERGCTVHATVRDPAKSLHLLSLWKGGDQLRFFQADLHEEGSFDEAVKGCIGVFHVAASMEFNVRDKENNEAFVQANITDPAIKGTINLLKSCLKSNSVKRVVFTSSISTITAKDINGKWKSIVDESCQIHPDTVWNTQASGWVYALSKLLTEEAAFQFAKENGIDLVSVISSTVAGPFFTANVPTSVKVLVSPLTGETEYFRILSAVNARMGSIALVHIEDICSAHIFLMEHAKAEGRYICSSQSCALSDLATLLSKVYSNSNIYQKTEKIYDKIPSEISSKKLQDLGFSYKHGLEDIIYQTLMCCLDYGYLPPV, encoded by the exons ATGCAGGAAGTGCTGAAAATGGTGAAAAGCAATGAACAAGTTGTTCCTGGAGCCAAATATTGTGTCACAGGTTCCACAGGGTATATCGGTTCATGGCTAGTGGAGGCTCTTCTTGAAAGGGGATGCACGGTTCATGCCACTGTTAGAGATCCTG CAAAGTCATTGCACCTTCTGTCTCTGTGGAAGGGTGGTGACCAATTGAGATTTTTCCAAGCGGATTTGCATGAAGAAGGAAGCTTCGATGAGGCTGTAAAAGGATGCATTGGTGTGTTCCATGTTGCTGCTTCAATGGAATTCAATGTTAGGGACAAAGAAAACAATG AGGCTTTTGTTCAAGCAAATATAACTGACCCTGCAATCAAAGGAACCATAAACCTTCTAAAGTCTTGCTTGAAATCCAATTCTGTGAAAAGGGTTGTCTTCACATCTTCCATTAGTACCATTACTGCCAAAGACATCAACGGAAAGTGGAAATCTATTGTTGATGAATCTTGCCAAATCCACCCTGACACTGTATGGAACACACAAGCAAGTGGATGg GTTTATGCACTTTCAAAGCTTCTCACAGAAGAAGCAGCATTTCAATTTGCTAAAGAGAACGGCATTGATCTTGTGTCAGTCATATCAAGCACTGTTGCAGGCCCATTCTTCACTGCTAATGTACCAACAAGTGTTAAAGTTCTAGTGTCACCATTAACAG GTGAAACTGAGTACTTCAGGATATTATCTGCTGTAAATGCCCGAATGGGATCAATTGCTTTAGTTCACATTGAAGATATATGCAGTGCTCACATATTCCTAATGGAGCACGCTAAAGCAGAAGGCCGATACATATGCAGCAGCCAAAGTTGTGCATTGTCTGACTTGGCTACCCTTCTTTCCAAAGtgtattcaaattcaaatatctaCCAGAAGACCGAGAAAATTTATGACAAAATTCCCTCTGAGATTTCATCAAAGAAGTTACAAGATTTGGGCTTTAGTTACAAGCATGGCCTTGAAGATATAATTTATCAAACACTTATGTGTTGCCTAGACTATGGTTATTTACCTCCTGTTTAG
- the LOC114417027 gene encoding calcium/calmodulin-regulated receptor-like kinase 1, producing the protein MKEESVGLIIGVSIGVVIGLVLAIFAFFCHRYHRKRSQIGNSSSRRAATIPIRTNGADSCTILSDSTLGPESPIKSDRHGMPFWLDGFKKSSSSMIPASGLPEYAYKDLQKATHNFTTVIGEGAFGPVYKAQMSTGETVAVKVLATNSKQGEKEFNTEVMLLGRLHHRNLVNLVGYCAEKGKHMLVYVYMSNGSLASHLYSDVNEALSWDLRVPIALDVARGLEYLHNGAVPPVIHRDIKSSNILLDQSMRARVADFGLSREEMVDKHAAIRGTFGYLDPEYISSGTFTKKSDVYSFGVLLFEIIAGRNPQQGLMEYVELAAMNTEGKVGWEEIVDSRLQGNFDVKELNEMAALAYKCINRAPSKRPSMRDIVQVLTRILKSRNHGSHHKNSLSATDEVFIDTDQLENKISVTDHRREESLDSVAEVYEV; encoded by the exons ATGAAAGAGGAGTCAGTTGGACTAATTATTGGGGTTTCCATAGGTGTGGTTATTGGACTAGTTTTGGCAATTTTTGCATTCTTCTGCCACCGATACCATCGGAAGCGATCACAGATAGGCAATAGCAGTTCTAGAAGGGCTGCTACCATACCTATTCGCACAAATGGTGCTGATTCGTGCACCATTCTTTCAGACTCAACCTTAGGTCCAGAATCACCCATAAAGTCAGATAGACATGGCATGCCCTTTTGGCTTGATGGGTTTAAGAAGAGTAGTAGTAGCATGATCCCAGCATCTGGACTACCTGAATATGCATACAA GGATTTGCAGAAGGCAACACATAACTTCACCACAGTCATTGGAGAAGGCGCATTTGGTCCTGTTTATAAAGCTCAGATGTCTACCGGTGAGACTGTTGCAGTTAAAGTTCTTGCAACTAATTCTAAGCAAGGGGAGAAAGAATTTAACACAGAG GTCATGTTGTTGGGAAGGTTACACCATAGAAATCTGGTGAATTTGGTTGGATATTGTGCAGAAAAGGGGAAACATATGCTTGTATATGTATACATGAGTAACGGTAGCTTGGCATCCCACTTGTATA GTGATGTGAATGAAGCACTGTCCTGGGATTTGAGGGTTCCCATAGCTTTAGATGTGGCAAGAGGCTTGGAATATCTTCATAATGGG GCAGTTCCTCCTGTAATCCATCGAGATATCAAATCTTCCAATATTCTGTTGGATCAATCCATGAGAGCCAGG GTTGCTGATTTTGGACTTTCAAGAGAAGAGATGGTGGATAAACATGCAGCTATTCGGGGTACCTTTGGCTATCTTGACCCCGAGTATATATCTTCCGGAACATTCACTAAGAAAAGTGATGTATACAGTTTTGGGGTGTTGCTCTTTGAAATTATAGCTGGCAGGAATCCTCAGCAGGGTCTTATGGAATACGTTGAGCTT GCAGCAATGAACACTGAGGGAAAAGTTGGGTGGGAGGAAATCGTGGATTCTCGCCTTCAAGGAAACTTTGATGTCAAGGAACTCAATGAAATGGCAGCACTTGCCTACAAATGCATCAACCGTGCCCCAAGTAAACGTCCTTCTATGAGGGACATAGTGCAAGTGTTAACAAGGATACTTAAATCAAGGAACCATGGGAGTCATCACAAAAATTCCTTGTCAGCCACAGATGAAGTTTTCATTGACACTGATCAGCTAGAGAACAAGATTTCTGTTACTGACCACAGGAGAGAAGAGTCTTTGGATAGTGTAGCAGAGGTGTATGAAGTGTAG